A genomic segment from Osmerus mordax isolate fOsmMor3 chromosome 5, fOsmMor3.pri, whole genome shotgun sequence encodes:
- the grem2a gene encoding gremlin-2 codes for MFWKLTFPVLLAGVLCVATETRKPRPQGSIPSPYKTKANLSDRQKLLTHKPEVLSSSHEALVVTERRTLRRDWCKTQPLRQTVSEDGCQSRTVVNRFCYGQCNSFYIPRHMGPTSGHGSNRGPGSGRRAHNKAQEPFQSCSFCRPHRVTQLTVQLDCPGLQPPFRHRKVQRVKQCRCMSVDVSSPGKLK; via the coding sequence ATGTTCTGGAAACTCACTTTCCCAGTCCTGTTGGCTGGGGTGCTCTGCGTCGCCACGGAGACCAGGAAGCCCCGCCCCCAGGGTTCAATcccctccccttacaagaccAAAGCCAACCTGTCGGACCGACAGAAGCTGCTGACCCACAAACCTGAGGTGCTGTCGTCCAGCCACGAGGCCCTCGTTGTCACGGAGAGACGGACTCTCCGACGCGATTGGTGCAAGACGCAGCCTCTCAGGCAGACAGTGAGCGAGGACGGCTGCCAGAGCCGGACTGTGGTCAACCGCTTCTGCTACGGCCAGTGCAACTCCTTCTACATCCCTCGCCACATGGGCCCTACCTCGGGCCACGGCTCAAATCGAGGCCCAGGCTCCGGCCGGAGAGCCCACAACAAGGCCCAAGAGCCCTTCCAGTCGTGCTCCTTCTGCAGACCGCATCGGGTCACCCAGCTCACCGTTCAGCTGGACTGTCCCGGCTTGCAGCCACCCTTCCGCCACCGCAAGGTGCAGCGTGTCAAACAGTGTCGCTGCATGTCCGTGGACGTGAGCAGCCCGGGGAAACTTAAGTGA